From a single Clostridium isatidis genomic region:
- the glmU gene encoding bifunctional UDP-N-acetylglucosamine diphosphorylase/glucosamine-1-phosphate N-acetyltransferase GlmU: protein MYKCAIILAAGQGTRIKSDIPKVLHKVCGKEMVNHVIDTMRKASIDDVNVIVGKGAELVKEKTSFKNITYSLQEEQLGTGHAVKCAVEFLKGKKGVVGVFAGDAPLIKPETVENLFNEHLVKGNSATLLTSMVEDPTGYGRVVRAGDEVLKIVEHKDCSPEELKIREMNAAIYCFDIESLVESLDKLSNDNNQGEYYLTDVIGILKNEGKKVGAIVIDYEETIGVNSRVQLAEAEEILRNRINLMHMNNGVTLIDPKSTYIGADVEIERDTVIYPNNVLEGNTKIGKGVIIYPNSRISNSEIDDFVEIQASVILDSKIGEGTTVGPFAYIRPDSVIGNNARIGDFVEIKKSNIGNNTKVSHLTYIGDASVGENCNFGCGTVVVNYDGKVKHKTEIGNNSFIGCNTNLVSPVKISDNTYIAAGSTITNNVNEGELAVARARQVNIPGWVAKKGLDKK, encoded by the coding sequence ATGTATAAATGCGCTATTATTTTAGCGGCAGGACAAGGAACAAGAATTAAATCTGATATTCCTAAGGTCTTACACAAAGTATGTGGAAAAGAAATGGTTAACCATGTTATAGACACCATGAGAAAAGCTAGTATAGATGATGTTAATGTAATAGTAGGAAAAGGAGCAGAATTAGTAAAAGAAAAAACTTCTTTTAAAAATATCACATATTCATTGCAGGAAGAACAATTAGGAACTGGTCATGCTGTAAAATGTGCTGTTGAATTTTTAAAAGGGAAAAAAGGAGTTGTTGGTGTTTTTGCAGGAGATGCTCCATTAATTAAGCCAGAAACAGTTGAAAATTTATTTAATGAACATTTAGTAAAGGGTAACTCAGCAACTTTGTTAACTTCAATGGTTGAAGACCCAACTGGCTATGGAAGAGTAGTTAGAGCTGGGGATGAAGTATTAAAAATAGTTGAACATAAGGATTGTTCGCCAGAAGAATTGAAAATCAGAGAAATGAATGCAGCAATTTATTGCTTTGATATAGAAAGTTTAGTAGAGTCCTTAGATAAATTATCAAATGATAATAACCAGGGTGAATACTATTTAACTGATGTTATTGGTATTCTTAAAAATGAAGGGAAAAAAGTTGGAGCTATTGTTATAGATTATGAAGAAACAATAGGTGTAAATTCAAGAGTACAGCTTGCAGAAGCTGAAGAGATATTAAGAAATAGAATAAATTTAATGCATATGAATAATGGTGTAACTTTAATAGATCCTAAATCAACATATATTGGAGCTGATGTTGAAATAGAAAGAGACACTGTTATATATCCTAATAATGTATTAGAAGGTAACACTAAAATAGGTAAAGGTGTAATTATATATCCAAATTCAAGGATTTCAAATAGTGAGATAGACGATTTTGTTGAAATACAAGCTTCTGTTATTTTAGATAGTAAAATTGGAGAAGGTACAACTGTAGGTCCATTTGCTTATATAAGGCCAGATTCTGTAATTGGAAATAATGCAAGAATTGGTGATTTCGTAGAAATTAAAAAATCTAATATTGGGAATAATACAAAAGTATCTCATTTAACTTATATAGGTGATGCTTCTGTAGGTGAAAATTGTAACTTTGGTTGTGGAACAGTAGTAGTAAATTATGATGGCAAAGTTAAGCATAAAACAGAAATAGGAAATAATAGTTTTATAGGCTGTAATACAAATTTAGTATCGCCAGTTAAGATTTCTGATAACACCTATATTGCTGCTGGCTCAACGATAACTAACAATGTAAATGAAGGCGAACTTGCAGTAGCAAGAGCTAGACAAGTAAATATTCCAGGCTGGGTAGCTAAAAAAGGCTTAGATAAAAAATAG
- the spoVG gene encoding septation regulator SpoVG: MTITDVRIRKIAAEGKMKAIVSVTFDNEFVVHDIKVIEGQNGLFIAMPSRKTPDGEFKDIAHPINTSARERLQSAILEAYEKAKAEETETVIE, translated from the coding sequence ATGACAATAACTGATGTGAGAATAAGAAAGATAGCTGCAGAAGGAAAAATGAAAGCTATAGTTTCTGTTACATTTGACAATGAATTTGTGGTTCATGACATTAAAGTAATCGAAGGACAAAATGGATTGTTTATTGCTATGCCTAGTAGAAAAACTCCAGATGGAGAGTTTAAAGATATAGCACATCCTATTAATACAAGTGCTAGAGAAAGGCTTCAATCAGCAATATTAGAAGCATATGAAAAAGCTAAAGCAGAAGAAACTGAAACTGTAATAGAGTAA
- a CDS encoding ribose-phosphate diphosphokinase: protein MITQGKNIKIFTGNSHPELAKEIADILQLPLGKSKVSTFSDGEISVDILESVRGTDVFVVQSTSSPVNNNLMELLIMIDAFKRASAGRINVVMPYYGYARQDRKAKSRDPITAKLVADLLTAAGADRVLTMDLHAAQIQGYFNIPVDHLLGAPILADYFIKKGFAEDEDVVVVSPDLGSVTRARNFADKLHAPIAIIDKRRPRANVSEIMNIIGEIKGKKCILIDDMIDTAGTIANAANALKDLGAKNVYACCTHGVLSGPAFERINNSAIEELVMLNTIKLPENKDVLKFKSLSVAPLFAEAIKRIYNDEPISKLFD from the coding sequence ATGATAACCCAAGGAAAAAATATTAAAATCTTTACTGGAAACTCTCATCCAGAATTAGCAAAGGAAATTGCAGATATTCTGCAATTACCTTTAGGTAAATCAAAGGTATCAACTTTTAGCGACGGTGAAATATCAGTAGATATACTAGAATCAGTTAGAGGAACAGATGTATTCGTAGTTCAATCTACAAGTTCACCAGTAAATAATAACCTTATGGAACTTTTAATTATGATAGATGCCTTTAAGAGAGCATCAGCAGGAAGAATTAACGTTGTTATGCCATACTATGGTTATGCAAGACAAGATAGAAAGGCAAAGTCTAGAGATCCAATAACAGCTAAATTAGTAGCAGATTTATTAACTGCTGCAGGAGCAGATAGAGTTTTAACAATGGATTTACATGCAGCTCAAATACAAGGATATTTTAATATACCTGTTGATCACTTATTAGGAGCTCCTATTTTAGCAGATTACTTTATAAAAAAAGGATTTGCTGAAGATGAAGATGTAGTAGTTGTATCACCAGACTTAGGAAGTGTTACAAGAGCAAGAAATTTTGCTGATAAATTACATGCACCAATAGCTATTATAGATAAGAGAAGACCAAGAGCTAATGTATCTGAAATAATGAATATTATAGGAGAGATCAAGGGCAAGAAGTGCATATTAATTGACGATATGATAGATACTGCTGGAACAATAGCAAATGCAGCAAATGCATTAAAAGATTTAGGAGCTAAAAATGTGTATGCATGTTGTACTCATGGAGTTTTATCTGGACCAGCTTTTGAAAGAATAAATAATTCTGCAATAGAAGAATTAGTTATGTTAAATACAATTAAATTACCAGAAAATAAAGATGTATTGAAATTTAAGTCATTATCAGTAGCTCCTTTATTTGCAGAAGCAATAAAGAGAATATACAACGATGAACCAATAAGTAAATTATTTGATTAG
- a CDS encoding response regulator transcription factor — MDNKLGKVLIVDDDKNICEIIDIYMLNAGYDTRKCHSGKEALELFETIKPDLVLLDIMLPGIDGVEVLKAIRKNSQVPVIMLTAKGDTFDKVLALELGADDYIVKPFEPKELLARVKAVMRRYNFTEKDPEILNFDDLTIDIKSYTVLYKGEEVKMPPKEFELLHYLAKNKNKVFTRDQLLCEVWGYDYPGDSRTVDVHIKRLREKIKGGENWQLETVWGVGYKFEVK, encoded by the coding sequence TTGGATAATAAATTAGGTAAAGTATTAATAGTTGATGATGATAAAAATATCTGTGAAATAATAGATATATATATGTTAAATGCAGGATATGATACCAGAAAGTGTCATAGCGGAAAAGAGGCATTAGAGTTATTTGAAACTATAAAGCCAGATTTAGTTTTATTGGATATTATGCTTCCTGGAATTGATGGAGTAGAAGTATTAAAGGCAATAAGAAAAAATAGTCAAGTTCCTGTAATTATGCTTACAGCAAAAGGAGATACCTTTGATAAAGTTTTGGCCTTAGAGCTTGGAGCAGATGATTATATTGTTAAGCCTTTTGAGCCAAAGGAATTATTAGCTAGAGTTAAGGCTGTAATGAGAAGATATAACTTTACTGAAAAGGATCCAGAAATATTAAATTTTGATGATTTAACAATAGATATAAAGTCTTATACTGTTTTATATAAAGGTGAGGAAGTTAAAATGCCTCCAAAGGAGTTTGAATTACTTCATTACTTAGCAAAAAATAAAAACAAAGTATTTACAAGAGACCAGCTGCTTTGTGAAGTTTGGGGATATGACTATCCAGGTGATTCTAGAACTGTAGATGTTCATATAAAAAGATTAAGAGAAAAAATAAAGGGCGGAGAAAATTGGCAGTTAGAAACAGTTTGGGGTGTAGGTTATAAGTTTGAGGTGAAATAA
- a CDS encoding sensor histidine kinase, whose translation MKKKSVINRFLIAFSSITLIILMIIGGIISAWFSISYSKQKKELLNKHLELMESYIGEIFEENSDFAYNKLKNSMEVLSISLNMDTIILDRQAYVYAVSNDEFSYLKYNKFELEDIDLKELTPEEIAESQFISKNNEKKKSYIKALINKQDLIGYIYIVEDNKPITYIKNLYFIIWALLAIAFILISLVSFYIAKKTIRTPIKKINNAAQKISKGEVQKRIYIDSQDEIGELAESFNTMAESIERADIVRRDFISNVSHELRSPITSIKGFITGILDGVIPKDKENYYLNIVNEEIQRLSRLVSDLLDISSLESGKFNLNIVSLDINEIITLCILNLERKIKEKNMNVEVLFSNRHEYCIADRDRIIQVVTNLLENAIKYGDNDGKIKIETYPKGNLVYISVFNTGPTIEKENLNKIWERFYKNDKSRTNKISTGLGLPIVRLILCQHNQDISVENIEDKGVKFTFTLSRQIDQ comes from the coding sequence ATGAAGAAAAAAAGTGTAATAAATAGATTTTTAATTGCATTTTCTTCTATTACCTTAATAATATTAATGATAATTGGCGGAATAATATCGGCTTGGTTTAGCATAAGTTATTCAAAGCAAAAAAAAGAGCTTTTAAATAAACATTTAGAATTAATGGAAAGTTACATTGGTGAAATCTTTGAGGAAAATAGTGATTTTGCCTATAATAAATTAAAAAATTCCATGGAAGTATTAAGCATATCCTTAAACATGGATACAATAATATTAGACAGGCAAGCTTATGTATATGCTGTATCTAATGATGAATTTAGCTATTTAAAATATAATAAATTTGAATTAGAAGATATTGATTTAAAAGAATTAACGCCAGAGGAAATAGCAGAAAGTCAATTTATATCTAAAAATAATGAAAAGAAAAAATCATATATAAAGGCATTAATCAATAAGCAAGACTTAATAGGATATATATATATAGTTGAAGATAATAAACCAATAACTTATATAAAGAATTTATATTTTATAATTTGGGCTTTATTAGCTATAGCTTTTATTTTAATAAGTTTAGTAAGTTTTTATATTGCTAAAAAGACTATTAGAACGCCAATAAAGAAAATCAATAATGCAGCTCAAAAAATTTCAAAGGGAGAGGTACAAAAAAGGATATACATAGATTCTCAAGATGAAATAGGAGAACTTGCAGAATCTTTTAACACTATGGCAGAGTCTATAGAAAGGGCAGATATTGTAAGAAGGGATTTTATATCAAATGTATCTCATGAACTTAGGTCACCAATAACATCTATAAAGGGATTTATAACAGGAATATTAGATGGAGTAATTCCAAAAGATAAAGAAAACTATTATTTAAATATTGTAAATGAAGAAATTCAAAGATTATCAAGATTAGTAAGTGATTTATTAGATATATCTTCTTTAGAATCAGGTAAATTTAATTTAAATATTGTAAGTTTAGATATTAATGAGATTATTACCTTATGTATTTTAAATTTAGAAAGAAAGATAAAAGAAAAAAATATGAATGTTGAAGTCCTATTTAGCAATAGGCATGAATATTGCATAGCTGATAGAGATAGAATAATTCAAGTTGTTACAAATCTCCTTGAAAATGCTATAAAATATGGAGACAATGATGGAAAAATTAAAATAGAAACCTATCCTAAAGGAAATTTAGTTTATATTAGTGTATTTAATACAGGACCTACTATAGAAAAGGAAAATTTAAATAAGATATGGGAAAGATTTTATAAAAATGATAAATCAAGAACAAATAAAATAAGTACTGGATTAGGACTTCCTATTGTTAGATTAATATTATGCCAACATAACCAAGACATATCTGTAGAAAACATTGAGGATAAGGGTGTTAAGTTTACTTTTACTTTATCAAGACAAATTGATCAGTAA